A single region of the Mustela lutreola isolate mMusLut2 chromosome 2, mMusLut2.pri, whole genome shotgun sequence genome encodes:
- the LOC131823125 gene encoding olfactory receptor 7A17-like, with amino-acid sequence MQTVPNDQGQRSVNISAASISYHGNRASDSIVSYPGTNLDLHTETFILQTQPSHYNHDTGHGNDTQFSGFLLLGLSNKPELQLPIFGLFLSMYLITLFGNLLIILAVSSDSQIHTPMYFFLANLSFVDICFTTTTIPKMLVNIQTQSKVITYTGCISQICFALLFAGWDDLLLAVMAYDRFVAICHPLQYMVIMNPWLCGVLALVSCIVSVLNSLLQSLMLLHLSFCSEVEIPHFFCELHQMIQLACSNTFLNDTVIYVSAVLLAGAPLAGILCSYSKIISSIRRISSAEGKYKAFSTCASHLSVVSLFYCTVLGVYLSSAATQSSHASAVASVMYMVVSPMLNPFIYTLRNRDIKEALERFFRRAPIKGTIVLVVKKCLD; translated from the exons ATGCAAACAGTGCCTAATGACCAGGGACAGAGATCTGTAAATATCTCCGCTGCTTCAATCTCTTACCATG GAAACAGAGCTTCTGACTCCATTGTCAGCTATCCAGGGACAAATTTGGACCTCCACACAGAGACTTTCATCCTGCAGACCCAACCCAG tCACTACAACCATGACACAGGGCATGGCAATGATACCCAATTTTCAggatttcttcttctgggattatCAAACAAACCAGAACTGCAGCTCCCCATATTTGGGCTTTTCCTCTCCATGTACCTGATCACTCTGTTTGGAAACCTGCTCATCATTCTGGCTGTCAGCTCTGACTCTCAAatccacacccccatgtacttcttccttgccaaccTATCCTTTGTAGACATCTGTTTCACAACCACCACCATCCCAAAGATGTTGGTGAATATACAGACGCAGAGCAAAGTTATAACCTATACAGGATGCATCAGCCAGATCTGCTTTGCCTTACTCTTTGCAGGATGGGATGACTTACTCCTGGctgtgatggcctatgaccgttTTGTGGCCATCTGCCACCCCCTGCAGTACATGGTCATCATGAACCCCTGGCTCTGTGGAGTCCTGGCTCTGGTGTCCTGCATCGTTAGTGTTCTGAATTCCTTATTACAGAGCTTGATGTTGTTGCATCTTTCCTTCTGTTCAGAGGTGGAAATCCCCCACTTCTTCTGTGAACTCCATCAGATGATCCAACTTGCTTGTTCTAATACCTTTCTTAATGACACAGTGATATATGTTTCAGCTGTACTGCTGGCTGGTGCTCCCCTTGCTGGGATCCTTTGTTCATACTCTAAGATTATTTCATCCATAAGAAGAATCTCATCAGCTGAGGGCAAATACAAAGCATTTTCCACCTGTGCATCTCACCTCTCAGTTGTCTCCTTATTTTATTGTACGGTCCTGGGAGTGTACCTTAGCTCTGCTGCTACCCAGAGCTCCCACGCAAGTGCAGTAGCCTCAGTGATGTACATGGTGGTCTCACCCATGCTGAACCCCTTCATCTACACCCTGAGGAACAGAGACATAAAAGAGGCTCTAGAAAGATTCTTCAGGAGGGCACCTATAAAAGGGACAATTGTCCTGGTGGTGAAGAAGTGCCTTGACTGA
- the LOC131825728 gene encoding olfactory receptor-like protein OLF4, with translation MKPSNNTQISEFLLLGFSEEPELQPLIFGLFFSMYLITVCGNLLIILAIHSDSHLHTPMYFFLANLSFVDISSTSTTVPKMLMNIHTESEVITYAGCVTQIYFFILFAVLDICLLAVMAYDRYVAICHPLHYMIIMNSQLCGLLVLMSWIMCILHSLLQTLMVLRLSFCTEVKIPHYFCELNQMIQLACSDTFLNNLVMYFAAVFLGVGPFAGILYSYSKIVSSLCRISSAQGKYKAFSTCASHLSVVSLFYCTSLGVYLSSAATQTSHASAVASVMYTVVTPMLNPFIYSLRNKDVKRALKTFFVKETLCGQLS, from the coding sequence ATGAAACCCAGCAATAATACACAAATTTCAgagtttcttcttctgggattttcaGAGGAACCAGAACTGCAACCCCTCATATTTGGGCTTTTCTTCTCCATGTACCTGATCACTGTGTGTGGAAACCTGCTCATCATCCTAGCCATCCACTCTgactcccacctccacacccccatgtacttcttcctggccAACCTCTCCTTTGTAGACATCTCTTCCACTTCCACCACTGTCCCTAAGATGCTGATGAATATACACACAGAAAGTGAAGTCATAACCTATGCAGGCTGTGtcacacagatttattttttcatactcTTTGCTGTTTTGGATATCTGTCTTCTGGCCGTGATGGCCTAtgatcgctatgtggccatctgtcacCCCCTACACTACATGATCATCATGAACTCTCAGCTCTGTGGACTGCTGGTTCTGATGTCCTGGATCATGTGTATCCTGCATTCCCTGTTACAAACCTTAATGGTGTTGCGGCTATCCTTCTGTACAGAGGTAAAAATCCCCCACTATTTCTGTGAACTCAATCAGATGATCCAACTTGCCTGTTCTGATACCTTTCTTAATAATTTGGTGATGTATTTTGCAGCTGTCTTTCTGGGTGTTGGTCCTTTTGCTGGTATCCTTTACTCTTATTCTAAGATTGTTTCCTCCTTATGTAGAATATCATCAGCTCAGGGCAAGTATAAAGCATTTTCCACCTGTGCATCTCACCTTTCTGTTGTCTCCTTATTTTATTGTACAAGCCTAGGAGTGTACCTTAGCTCTGCAGCTACCCAGACCTCCCATGCAAGTGCAGTAGCCTCGGTGATGTACACTGTGGTCACACCCATGCTGAACCCCTTCATCTACAGCCTGAGGAACAAAGATGTAAAGAGGGCTCTGAAAACATTCTTTGTGAAGGAGACTCTATGTGGCCAATTGTCATAG